A single window of Culicoides brevitarsis isolate CSIRO-B50_1 chromosome 3, AGI_CSIRO_Cbre_v1, whole genome shotgun sequence DNA harbors:
- the LOC134835717 gene encoding uncharacterized protein LOC134835717 translates to MFSITFIILIFPFMITKAAKFDIFVKSLRCYDINPKAFENASCILKVTRDTPTGLTKLKADALGVSDIYLEFSMFYRYTGGFKPYLLSYSIDACDLVKHTTTIINHEFIRRFVFAFKSDFGEIFKGCPYNGHLESSWMDGNASFSSVLPPVIPQGRYKFIIRLSWLKQNETICIIEFQSEVKPRKEFRDMDFSMLNMG, encoded by the exons ATGTTCTCTATAACTTTTATCATTctaatttttccattcatgATTACTAAAGCG gccaaatttgacatttttgtgaaatcCTTACGCTGTTATGACATCAATCCAAAAGCTTTTGAAAATGCATCCTGCATTTTGAAGGTTACAAGAGATACACCAACTGGTTTAACCAAATTAAAAGCTGACGCTTTGGGTGTTTCTGacatttatttagaattttcaatGTTCTATCGGTACACTGGAGGGTTTAAGCCATACTTGCTCAGTTACTCTATAGATGCTTGTGATCTTGTGAAACACACAACTACGATAATTAACCATGAGTTTATTCGACGCTTTGTTTTTGCCTTTAAAAGTGATTTTGGTGAAATCTTCAAAGGATGTCCTTACAATGGGCATCTGGAATCTAGCTGGATGGATGGAAATGCATCATTTTCCTCAGTTTTGCCTCCTGTTATTCCGCAAGGACGATACAAGTTTATCATTCGTTTAAGTTGGCTCAAgcaaaatgaaacaatttgtattattgaatttcaatcAGAAGTGAAGCCTAGAAAAGAATTTCGAGATATgg acTTCTCAATGCTTAATATGGGGTAG
- the LOC134835376 gene encoding uncharacterized protein LOC134835376 has translation MTCRLKVTRETPTGLVYLKFYAMNVSDIKLHFMMFFRYTGGFKPYLLDITFDICEFAKHTAALLYNEFLKRFALVITKEFSDILRGCPYNGKLETSWVDSNASFSSVLPPVFPTGRYKMAHWLIWKNKTAAYIEFQCDLKAKREFRATDFSMLNMG, from the exons ATGACATGTCGTCTCAAAGTGACTCGCGAAACTCCAACTGGCTTAGTTTACTTGAAATTCTATGCAATGAACGTGAGTGACATTAAGTTGCATTTTATGATGTTCTTCCGATATACTGGTGGCTTTAAGCCTTATTTGCTGGACATAACTTTTGATATTTGTGAATTTGCTAAACATACGGCTGCTTTACTGTATAACGAGTTCCTTAAAAGATTTGCTCTTGTGATCACTAAAGAATTTTCGGATATCTTGCGTGGTTGTCCCTACAATGGAAAATTGGAAACGAGTTGGGTCGACTCCAATGCTTCATTTTCATCAGTATTGCCACCAGTTTTTCCAACGGGACGTTATAAAATGGCACATTGGCTGATATGGAAGAATAAAACAGCTGCCTACATTGAATTTCAATGTGATTTGAAGGCGAAAAGGGAGTTTAGAGCTACGG atttttccaTGCTCAATATGGGTTGA
- the LOC134834394 gene encoding uncharacterized protein LOC134834394 — MFRQIFFLVISWIILTYAQMDIQPNECGLDVRSNFGDECAEQFETPTTDSSVTEKLEIPVTTPSDSTVLPEKGRYRGCFKDSLVTRMFNRRLNFGLSTTIEHCVDFCATEGFVYAGLQHKMFCFCGNIFPQIAGFKQLGENKCFFSCLGNRNQKCGGILASSVYETGNQIVNHH, encoded by the exons atgtttcgacaaatttttttcttagttaTTTCTtggattattttaacttatgCTCAAATGGATATTCAACcgaatg aatGTGGTTTGGATGTCCGTTCCAATTTCGGTGATGAATGCGCTGAGCAATTTGAAACTCCAACTACCGATTCTTCCGTTACTGAAAAACTCGAAATTCCCGTAACTACTCCCAGTGACTCGACAGTTCTACCCGAAAAAGGAAGATATCGTGGTTGTTTCAAAGATAGTCTTGTCACTCGAATGTTCAATCGACGACTTAATTTTGGACTGTCCACTACCATCGAACATTGCGTTGATTTTTGCGCGACGGAAGGTTTCGTGTATGCCGGACTCCAGCACAAAATGTTCTGTTTTTgcggaaatatttttccacaGATTGCGGGATTCAAGCAATTAGGTGAAAATAAGtgttttttctcgtgtttAGGGAATCGGAACCAAAAGTGTGGAGGAATTTTGGCGAGTAGCGTTTACGAGACTGGAAATCaaa TCGTCAATCATCactag